The following DNA comes from Candidatus Poribacteria bacterium.
TGAGGGAAAAAATTGAATATTTTATGCTGCCAAGCCAACTTACTCTGATGTAATATGGCTTAGGACACAAGTTCAAATAAAGCACCGTTTCGCAATTACAGCCAAATTACTGTGGGAATTGAAGGTCCCTCATAGGTTTGGCTGTTTTGCGTTCCGTTGAAAAATCCTATTTCTTGTCAACGAGAATTTTTAATTCAACGTGAGTTTGAAAATAAAATCGGAGTTCCCGTAGGTGTTTTGATTGGGGGTTTCTCTTAGGTTGAACGGAGATCCCCTAAAAATTGCACACAGCACAGAATTTTCTTTGCTTTTCCCTAAAAATATTGTATGATATTAGTTAGATATAGTCTTTTAATTTAATAATTGAGATGATTTTTTTTAAAATTATCTCAATTATAACCTAAGTTGCAGGTTGTAAGTCTAAGCGAAACCCAACATCTCATTTTTTTCAAACTCACGTTTACTTCAGCGTTAAAGTCTATAATCCACATTCCAAACGAGAGGCAAAAATCTGTATGAAATTTTGCTTACATTCAGTTTTGTTTGTAATGCTCATGCTGCCGTTCTCTGTTTTCGCTGAAACGGACAATAGTCCAAAAACCGAAAGCAGCTTCTGGCAGCGATTTTTCCCCCGCACAGGTGATATAGAAGGCACAGTTTTTCAACCCGATACCGACACACCATTGGTTGGCGCAGAGGTGCGTATTGTTGAGACCGATCAATCTGAAAAAACCAGTGAAGACGGAACGTTTCGCTTTACTGAAATCCCTATCGGAAAATACACACTCTCCATTTCCGACCGGATACATAGTACGCCTATAGAAATCCCTATCGGAAAATACACACTCTCCATTTCCGACCGGACGCATAGTACGCCCACAGAAATTCCGATTGAGATTCGCACCGGTGAGGTGCTTCGTGGACGATTTTATCCTGGTGGGGAGGTGCCATTTATCAATACCACCGATAGTGGAGACATTGATGGACACGTCTATAGCCCGACGACAGGCAAACCGCTTGCTGAGGCAGAGGTGCGTTTTGTCGAAATTGACATCTCCGCGAAAACAGATACGTCTGGGAATTTCCAGTTTATAGGAATCGCGCCTGGGACGTATACCCTGTCAATCACACATGCGACACACAAAACACCAACAACCGCAAAAATAGCGGTGACAGCAGACGACACCACACAGGTAAAAATATATCTCGGCGCAGCGGTCCGTCTCGAAACAGTTGTTGTGGAAGGGCGACGTCTACCACCAACAATTAGTCGCAAAGAAATTCGAGGCAGCGAGCTGATACGGATTCCTGGGACCGGACATGACGCGCTCAAGGGTCTCACGACCTTGCCGAGCATTGGTATTCCTAACGATCTCTTTGGCATTCTCTATATCCGCGGGAGTGCCCCGGGAGATACACTTCTTTATCTCGATAGAACCCCGCTCGGCTATCCGTTCCACTATGGCGGATTATTTTCAACGATTAATTCAAATAGTATTGAGGACATCCGGGTTTACGCTGGCGGGTACGGTGCCGAATTCGGGTTAGATTCACAATCGGTTATTGATATCCGTTCGCGTGAACGCTTGAAAAAACAGTGGGCAGGCGTAATAGATATGAACATTGCCTCCCCTTCTGGTTTCGTTGAAGCCAAAATTGGAGATAAAGGCTACGCCTCCTTTGCTGGACGATTCAATGCCCTTAATCTTATTTTAGGTCCCTTCTTTGATTTCACATTTCCAACTTGGTCAGATTATCAACTGAAATTTGCCTACGAACTTACACCAAAGCACCACCTGACGCTCAACGGCTTAGGCGCAACAGATCATTTTGATTTCTCTAACTTTGGGTCAGAAGAGACTGAAGAAGCCGTTGATTTCTCCTTCTATTTCAAAAATGGATTTGAAGCGGAAGGCATCCACCTCCGCTCTGATTTCACTGATAAACTCACATCTCACCTATCCCTTACGCGTTCCCACAATTTTCTCAATATTAATTTGGGTGGCGGATCAAGCGAAAATGATAGACCTGCCAACGAAAGATTTATCTACAATGTCCAGGTGAACGCCCCAACGTATACCCTTCGCGAAGATGTGTCTTACAAATTAACACCGAAGTTTCAATTCGAGCCGGGATTCCTTCTCGCCTATAGTCCAGCCAAAAGCCACGCACACACCTCTTCTCCAGAAAACATAGATTTTGAAAGCGACGAGGAACCTTTATGGACGCAGAAAATTGACGATTTTAA
Coding sequences within:
- a CDS encoding carboxypeptidase regulatory-like domain-containing protein: MKFCLHSVLFVMLMLPFSVFAETDNSPKTESSFWQRFFPRTGDIEGTVFQPDTDTPLVGAEVRIVETDQSEKTSEDGTFRFTEIPIGKYTLSISDRIHSTPIEIPIGKYTLSISDRTHSTPTEIPIEIRTGEVLRGRFYPGGEVPFINTTDSGDIDGHVYSPTTGKPLAEAEVRFVEIDISAKTDTSGNFQFIGIAPGTYTLSITHATHKTPTTAKIAVTADDTTQVKIYLGAAVRLETVVVEGRRLPPTISRKEIRGSELIRIPGTGHDALKGLTTLPSIGIPNDLFGILYIRGSAPGDTLLYLDRTPLGYPFHYGGLFSTINSNSIEDIRVYAGGYGAEFGLDSQSVIDIRSRERLKKQWAGVIDMNIASPSGFVEAKIGDKGYASFAGRFNALNLILGPFFDFTFPTWSDYQLKFAYELTPKHHLTLNGLGATDHFDFSNFGSEETEEAVDFSFYFKNGFEAEGIHLRSDFTDKLTSHLSLTRSHNFLNINLGGGSSENDRPANERFIYNVQVNAPTYTLREDVSYKLTPKFQFEPGFLLAYSPAKSHAHTSSPENIDFESDEEPLWTQKIDDFNYTFQRAEGYLQARYDPLSFLSVALGVRFDYLNLTEERSIQPRGSLSLTLPTTSTLRFAYGRYEQSPFAYQVLKADGNRDLKPSLTEHYVVELEHELSPQTELKLAVYYKDLRELVTRSVDLDAFFDNPNAAFTTAYLNQGRGFVNGAEVFLRHRVGEKFFGWVSYAYTHAERRETPDDVYKPFLFDNTHIVSIVANYNPTTKTEIGAKWQYSSGTSAVPLHTLLNIQDPVTLGMHPLLSDVAGAIVPTEFQAYHRLDLRFSRKRTLWGLPVTTFTEIWNVYSSSNKTRFNFANRLVEGINEAEFANEEEFPLDLESAEYKSPIRFPFNFTFGIIYEF